Below is a genomic region from Maridesulfovibrio ferrireducens.
GCTGGAGAAAAGCTCGGTTTTCTGCCCGGTGATCTTGTGGATAAGGTCAATCCTTATATGCGTCCGCTTTATGATGCTCTTTATGATATGCTGGATTATGCAAAAGTTCAGGACATGATTGAAGAAAACATCATTGAAATAGCTCCCTTAGCCTTTATGCGCGGTAGAACGTTGAGTAACGCATTCGTTATTCTTGATGAAGCGCAGAATACCACTCCTGAACAGATGAAAATGTTTATTACCCGTCTTGGATTCGGTTCCAAAGCAGTAATTACCGGTGATATTACTCAGGTTGATCTGCCGACAAATATTTCATCGGGTCTGGTTGTTGCAAAAAATATTCTTAGAAATGTTGAAGGGATCAGTTTTGTGAAATTTGAAGACACGGATGTTGTCAGGCATCCTCTTGTTTCAAAAATAGTAAGGGCCTATGATTCTTATGAATGCAGTGGCGGCAAAATATGACCCTATCATTAACATATGAGTGTAGACCTGATTCTAATTTTCCGTTGAGCAAAAGAGAAGTGACACATATGGCTGAACTTCTGCTTAACGCCTTAAAGATAGACGGTTTCGACTTTGATTTAAAAATAACTGACGATTCGGCTATTGCCGTGATCAATCATGATTTTTTAGGTTGCGTCGGGCCTACCAATGTTTTGAGTTTTCCTTTTTCTGAAACGCCAGATATTACTAAAAATAAATATTTGGGTGAAATTGTTCTGTCTGTTGATACATTAGCTCGTGAGACAAGGCTTTACGGCCAAGTCCCCGAAGATCACCTTGTCAGGCTTCTGGCTCATGCTTTGCTGCATTTGGCTGGATATGATCACGGGCAGGAGATGTACTCGCTTACAGATGTTGCCGTTGAGACCGTTGCCCCTATTTTCCGACAGCGAATAGTGGGTTGGCACTGATAGCGCGCCAGCCCGTTTGTATTAGTGAACTGAATTTTGATTCGGCTAATACTGTTTTTCGTTTATTTTTGCCTATTTAATGCTATCCGCTTAAATTTCACTATAAATTATGGTTTACAATAGCTGCTCTTATGAGCAATAATTTTCCGTTATTGTTTTTAGAGCTTATTCACATACTATTTGGAGTTTAAAAATGATCAGACATCTGCTTAAAATAAATGATGTTCCACGTTCAGAACTCGGCCAGCTCGTACTCAGGGCAAAAGAGCTTAAAGATAATAAAATCAGAAACAAAAGCCTTGAAGGTAAAACTGTTATTCTGATTTTTGAAAAAGCTTCTACAAGAACCAGAGTATCCTTCGATGTTGCGATTGAGCAGCTCGGCGGTCATTCAATTTTTATGACCCCCGCTGAATCTCAGCTCGGAAGAAGTGAACCTCTTGAAGACACCGCACGCGTATTATCCCGTTATGCTGATGCGCTTGTTGTGAGAACTTTTGAGCAGCAGAAGGTTCGTACTCTTTCAGAATATTCAACTGTCCCGGTTATTAATGCTCTTACTGACAGATATCATCCCTGTCAGGTTTTGAGTGATATGTTGACTATTTACGAAAGAACTCCTGATCTTGAAAATGTCCATGTCGCATGGGTTGGCGATGGTAACAATATGGCGCATTCATGGATTAATGCAGCAATATATTTCCCTATTTATCTCACATTGTCGTTTCCTGAAGGGTATGAGCCGAATTCTGACGTTCTTGCCCGCGCTCTTGCTATGGGTGCGAAAATCAATATGAGCTATGATCCTATTGAAGCTGTTGAGGGTGCTAATTATGTTAACACCGATGTTTTTGCCTCCATGGGGCAGGAAGAGGAACAGGAAGAGCGTATGAAGGCTTTCCTTCCTTATCAGGTTAACGAAGAACTCCTTGCTCACGCAGCTCCTGATTGTAAAGTTATGCATTGTCTGCCAGCACACAGGGAAGAGGAAGTTACAGCCGATGTTCTTGATGGTCCTAGATCTATTATTTTTGATCAGGCTGAAAACAGACTGCATATGCAGAAAGCTATTTTGGAATGGGCAGTAAATGGAATTGAAGTTGACCTTGAAGCAGTTGAGAAAATTCTCGGACCTGTTCAAGTTCTTCCGAACGTTCATGCAATAGAATAAGAATTGGAAGGAATTAATAATGAG
It encodes:
- the ybeY gene encoding rRNA maturation RNase YbeY, with the protein product MTLSLTYECRPDSNFPLSKREVTHMAELLLNALKIDGFDFDLKITDDSAIAVINHDFLGCVGPTNVLSFPFSETPDITKNKYLGEIVLSVDTLARETRLYGQVPEDHLVRLLAHALLHLAGYDHGQEMYSLTDVAVETVAPIFRQRIVGWH
- the argF gene encoding ornithine carbamoyltransferase codes for the protein MIRHLLKINDVPRSELGQLVLRAKELKDNKIRNKSLEGKTVILIFEKASTRTRVSFDVAIEQLGGHSIFMTPAESQLGRSEPLEDTARVLSRYADALVVRTFEQQKVRTLSEYSTVPVINALTDRYHPCQVLSDMLTIYERTPDLENVHVAWVGDGNNMAHSWINAAIYFPIYLTLSFPEGYEPNSDVLARALAMGAKINMSYDPIEAVEGANYVNTDVFASMGQEEEQEERMKAFLPYQVNEELLAHAAPDCKVMHCLPAHREEEVTADVLDGPRSIIFDQAENRLHMQKAILEWAVNGIEVDLEAVEKILGPVQVLPNVHAIE